A window from uncultured Fibrobacter sp. encodes these proteins:
- the rpsG gene encoding 30S ribosomal protein S7, with the protein MSRRRKALHRSILPDPRYKSTLVTELVGVVLKQGKKTIAEQIVYTALENLGQKLEGPETPLEKFEICLENIKPRLEVKSRRIGGANYQVPMEVAPDRAKALALRWLLDAARNRNEANMADRLAAELVAAKNGEGNAVRKKNDTHKMAEANKAFAHFRF; encoded by the coding sequence ATGTCTAGAAGAAGAAAGGCTCTCCATCGCTCCATCCTCCCGGATCCGCGTTACAAGTCCACGCTCGTTACCGAACTCGTCGGTGTCGTGCTGAAGCAGGGCAAGAAGACCATCGCTGAACAGATCGTCTACACTGCTCTCGAAAACCTCGGCCAGAAGCTCGAAGGTCCGGAAACTCCGCTTGAAAAGTTCGAAATCTGCCTCGAAAACATCAAGCCGCGTCTCGAAGTGAAGTCCCGCCGTATCGGTGGTGCCAACTACCAGGTTCCTATGGAAGTTGCCCCGGACCGCGCCAAGGCTCTCGCTCTCCGCTGGCTCCTCGATGCCGCCCGTAACCGCAACGAAGCCAACATGGCCGACCGCCTTGCTGCCGAACTCGTTGCCGCCAAGAACGGTGAAGGCAACGCTGTCCGCAAGAAGAACGACACGCACAAGATGGCCGAAGCCAACAAGGCTTTCGCCCACTTCCGTTTCTAA